The following proteins are encoded in a genomic region of Asterias amurensis chromosome 5, ASM3211899v1:
- the LOC139937236 gene encoding pyruvate dehydrogenase (acetyl-transferring) kinase isozyme 2, mitochondrial-like: MVRLTIFLFNTLKSLPSQVEHFSKFSPSPLSMKQFLDFGLNEANEKKSFMFLRQELPVRICNIMKEINLLPEKLLQMPSSKTVKSWYTQSLGDLLEYVDSTNDSQTMQQFTDKLITIRNRHANVVETMAQGVLEMRQSYEVEHFEESTIQYFLDRFYLSRISIRMLINQHTLIFGCAPNSHSTHIGSINPNCDVVSVIKDAYDGAKYLCDQYYLGSPDVNVKWIDARDKTDGITMVYVPSHLYHILFELFKNAMRAVMEHHGDSVTDYPKINVLVTKGKQDVTIKLSDEGGGIPRSQIDKLFNYMYTTAPHPPKPGTTTIPPLAGYGYGLPIARLYAKYFHGDLTLSSMDGHGTDAVVYLKVLSSEANELLPIYNRAVSRMYQSTTSISDWSSPAGNIRPFSTATRRKPSPIN, encoded by the exons GTCTAAATGAAGCCAATGAGAAGAAATCGTTCATGTTTCTTCGGCAAGAATTACCCGTCCGGATCTGCAACATCATGAAAGAGATCAATCTCCTACCAGAGAAACTCCTCCAAATGCCTTCAAGCAAAACAGTCAAATCATG gtaCACACAGTCTTTGGGAGATCTCTTGGAGTATGTCGACAGCACGAACGACTCTCAGACAATGCAACA ATTTACAGATAAACTGATCACAATACGAAACAGGCATGCAAATGTCGTTGAGACGATGGCACAG GGCGTGTTGGAGATGAGGCAGAGTTACGAAGTTGAACATTTTGAGGAGAGCACAATCCAATACTTTCTCGATCGTTTCTACCTCTCACGTATAAGCATTAGAATGCTCATCAATCAACACA CGCTCATCTTTGGCTGTGCACCCAATTCACATTCTACACATATCGGGAGCATTAATCCAAACTGCGATGTAGTGTCCGTCATCAAAG aTGCATACGATGGTGCAAAATACCTTTGCGATCAGTATTACCTGGGGTCTCCCGATGTGAATGTCAAATGGATTGATG CCCGCGATAAGACTGATGGAATCACAATGGTGTACGTGCCTTCACATTTATACCATATCTTATTTGAACTGTTTAAG AATGCCATGCGTGCCGTCATGGAGCATCACGGTGACTCAGTAACGGACTACCCTAAAATCAATGTTCTAGTCACCAAGGGAAAACAAGATGTCACAATAAAG TTAAGCGACGAAGGAGGCGGTATCCCAAGGAGTCAAATTGACAAGCtcttcaactacatgtacaccacTGCTCCTCATCCACCCAAGCCGGGCACCACCACCATTCCTCCATTG GCTGGTTACGGTTACGGCCTGCCCATCGCCAGACTTTATGCCAAATATTTCCACGGAGACCTCACCCTGTCCTCGATGGATGGCCATGGCACCGACGCCGTCGTCTACCTGAAG GTCCTTTCAAGTGAAGCCAATGAGCTCTTGCCAATCTACAACAGAGCAGTGTCTCGTATGTACCAGTCGACGACCTCCATCAGTGACTGGAGTTCACCAGCGGGCAATATCAGGCCATTCAGCACGGCCACTAGAAGAAAGCCGTCACCAATTAATTAG